The following proteins are encoded in a genomic region of Terriglobales bacterium:
- a CDS encoding TonB family protein, with protein sequence MFEQSILASSSHGNSRRGWATLASSGLQVLLLGSLILVPVLRPDALPLRFPTALTGLPQPYQPGARHRGSARPGSGARSNTTPSVFAEPRVIPTEIYTGPDLRQLSRDTGPSAAPDLGPGCPGCPQDTTPGMSAVFHPAPVIPRPAAPRSVAVSSGVIEGYLVQQVQPVYPQIAKLAGVQGDVILQAVIGNDGTIQQLHAVSGHPWLIPPALDAVRQWRYRPYRLNGRPVEVETQITVRFLLAGR encoded by the coding sequence ATGTTCGAACAGAGCATCCTCGCATCCTCGTCCCACGGGAACAGCCGCCGCGGCTGGGCCACCCTGGCCTCGTCGGGTCTGCAGGTCCTGCTGCTGGGCTCACTGATCCTGGTGCCCGTCCTGCGCCCCGACGCGTTGCCCCTGCGCTTTCCCACCGCCCTGACCGGACTGCCGCAACCCTATCAGCCCGGCGCCCGCCACCGCGGAAGCGCGCGCCCGGGCTCGGGCGCGCGAAGCAACACGACCCCCAGCGTGTTCGCGGAACCGCGCGTGATTCCCACGGAGATCTACACCGGACCCGATCTACGGCAGCTTTCAAGAGACACCGGGCCGAGCGCTGCACCCGATCTCGGTCCGGGTTGTCCCGGCTGCCCGCAGGACACTACGCCCGGGATGAGCGCGGTCTTCCATCCCGCGCCGGTCATCCCTCGCCCCGCGGCGCCAAGGTCAGTCGCAGTCTCCAGCGGCGTGATCGAGGGTTACCTGGTGCAGCAGGTGCAGCCCGTCTATCCGCAGATCGCCAAGCTGGCGGGTGTCCAGGGAGACGTGATCTTGCAGGCCGTGATCGGGAATGACGGCACCATCCAGCAGCTCCACGCCGTCAGCGGCCATCCCTGGCTGATCCCTCCCGCCCTGGATGCGGTGCGGCAATGGCGCTATCGCCCCTACCGCCTCAATGGCCGACCGGTCGAGGTGGAGACCCAGATCACGGTGCGCTTCTTGCTTGCCGGTCGCTGA